One genomic region from Candidatus Zixiibacteriota bacterium encodes:
- a CDS encoding ATP-binding protein translates to MAELKSLKFLSELRLRYVVLLTLLFAIILFLVAFFSIEKSKSNMLKVMQKEGEALLESLVLASQNTVKANSLLKELLEERLLDIAKLVDQMDKSGILTDSKLAELVTKNSLYRIELLDKQKKILKTSLPGEKGIFEDTTNFPVAELERVLQGESQEEGFEIKGEEFHPESKYAVVLRRFNGSGGITVITPASYLESFQKEIGIGYLIQNISQQSGIEYIVLQSKEGIVFASKKVEKMLKLENDPFLLEALMRSETRSRVTAFEEGKVLEVVKPFVSSQFPPGVFRIGLSLAGYNQVSGSYQNQMILFSLILFFLGLLLVGMVMVNQSYFVLDKSYKEIRTLTGNILEGMNSAVVAVERDRKIITFNRVAEEIFSLKRGEVINKDYSQIFPRDECLINEVFNSGRSIREMEKKYKLGSGEEKDLVFGASILSDEKGELQGAVAVIHDITELKKYEEEAKRAERLSTLGNLAAGVAHEIRNPLNAISIAAQRLKNEFVPEKDKEQYANFTQTILKEIKRLDQTINQFLSLAKAQKLNLVSTDIGSFVSEVVSLMEIEAKEKGIIIEKEIEDNFQIRMDREEMKKALVNIILNGIQAMSSGGRINISGNLDNSSREYIIKVKDTGPGISEENLSKIFQPYFTTKEKGTGLGLAIAYRIINDHKGKIEVESEAGKGTTFTVRLPV, encoded by the coding sequence TTGGCCGAGTTAAAGAGTCTCAAATTCCTGTCTGAATTAAGACTGAGATATGTGGTTCTGCTTACTCTTCTTTTTGCTATAATCCTTTTTCTGGTTGCCTTTTTCAGCATCGAGAAAAGCAAATCGAATATGCTGAAAGTTATGCAAAAGGAAGGAGAAGCCCTCTTGGAAAGCCTGGTCTTAGCCAGCCAGAATACGGTCAAAGCCAACAGCCTTTTAAAAGAGCTTTTAGAGGAGAGACTTTTAGATATAGCCAAATTAGTTGACCAGATGGATAAAAGCGGAATTTTGACTGATTCGAAATTGGCAGAACTGGTGACCAAAAACTCTCTCTACAGGATAGAGCTTTTAGATAAACAGAAAAAGATTTTGAAAACCAGCCTTCCCGGGGAAAAAGGAATTTTCGAGGATACGACTAATTTCCCAGTTGCAGAATTAGAGAGAGTTCTGCAGGGTGAAAGCCAGGAGGAGGGTTTTGAGATAAAGGGGGAGGAATTTCATCCGGAGAGCAAATATGCGGTAGTTCTCAGGAGATTTAACGGCTCGGGTGGGATTACGGTGATAACCCCGGCCTCGTATCTGGAGAGTTTTCAGAAAGAGATCGGGATCGGTTATTTAATCCAGAACATCAGCCAGCAAAGCGGTATAGAATATATTGTGCTCCAATCAAAAGAGGGGATTGTCTTTGCTTCTAAGAAAGTGGAAAAGATGCTGAAGCTGGAAAATGACCCGTTTCTCTTGGAAGCTTTAATGAGGAGTGAGACCAGGAGCAGGGTCACAGCTTTCGAAGAAGGGAAAGTGCTGGAGGTGGTGAAGCCTTTTGTTTCCAGTCAATTCCCTCCAGGGGTGTTCAGGATAGGGCTGTCCCTGGCCGGGTACAATCAAGTATCCGGAAGCTATCAGAACCAGATGATTCTTTTCAGCCTGATACTTTTTTTCTTGGGGTTACTTTTGGTTGGAATGGTGATGGTGAACCAGAGCTATTTTGTGTTGGACAAATCTTATAAGGAGATCAGAACTTTGACCGGGAATATACTGGAGGGAATGAACAGTGCGGTTGTGGCAGTTGAAAGGGATAGAAAAATCATCACCTTTAACCGGGTGGCTGAGGAGATATTCTCGCTTAAAAGGGGGGAGGTAATCAATAAAGATTATTCTCAGATATTTCCCAGGGATGAATGCCTGATCAATGAAGTTTTCAACTCAGGAAGAAGTATTAGAGAAATGGAAAAAAAGTACAAACTTGGCTCAGGAGAGGAGAAGGATCTGGTTTTCGGCGCATCCATACTCTCAGACGAAAAAGGAGAATTGCAGGGTGCTGTGGCAGTCATCCATGATATTACTGAGCTTAAAAAGTATGAGGAGGAAGCAAAAAGAGCAGAAAGACTTTCAACCTTGGGCAACTTAGCAGCCGGGGTGGCTCACGAGATCAGGAATCCTCTGAATGCCATCTCCATCGCTGCCCAGAGGTTGAAAAATGAGTTCGTGCCCGAAAAAGACAAAGAGCAATATGCGAATTTCACCCAGACTATTCTAAAAGAGATAAAAAGGCTGGATCAAACCATAAACCAGTTCCTAAGTCTGGCCAAGGCGCAGAAATTGAATCTGGTCTCCACTGACATAGGTTCTTTTGTTTCCGAGGTCGTCTCCTTAATGGAGATTGAGGCTAAAGAGAAAGGTATAATCATTGAGAAAGAGATAGAAGATAACTTTCAGATAAGGATGGATCGCGAGGAGATGAAAAAAGCTCTGGTGAATATAATCCTGAATGGTATTCAGGCTATGTCTTCTGGTGGGAGGATAAATATCTCAGGTAACCTTGACAATTCTAGCAGAGAATATATCATAAAGGTCAAAGATACCGGTCCTGGGATTTCCGAAGAAAATCTCTCAAAAATATTCCAGCCCTATTTTACCACTAAAGAAAAAGGAACCGGCTTAGGGCTGGCAATTGCCTACCGGATCATAAACGACCATAAGGGAAAGATCGAGGTGGAAAGCGAAGCTGGAAAAGGGACGACTTTTACTGTCAGACTACCAGTATGA